A single genomic interval of bacterium harbors:
- a CDS encoding aspartate 1-decarboxylase: MRWYLRSKIHNAIVTDAKVEYIGSITIDSILVKKAGFEEGEKVQVWDVTNGERLETYIILGEENSGRICMNGAAAKKIKKGHKIIIAGFELLEKRVKPTIVLVDENNRFVKYLSH; this comes from the coding sequence ATGAGATGGTATTTGAGAAGTAAAATCCATAATGCAATCGTGACTGATGCAAAAGTAGAATATATTGGAAGTATTACCATAGATTCTATACTGGTGAAAAAAGCTGGCTTTGAAGAAGGAGAAAAAGTTCAGGTTTGGGATGTTACTAATGGCGAAAGGTTGGAAACTTATATCATTTTGGGAGAAGAAAACTCTGGGAGAATTTGTATGAATGGCGCTGCTGCCAAGAAAATCAAGAAAGGACACAAAATTATCATAGCCGGTTTTGAGCTTTTAGAAAAAAGAGTAAAGCCAACAATTGTTTTGGTTGATGAAAACAATAGGTTTGTTAAATATTTATCCCATTAA
- a CDS encoding anaerobic ribonucleoside-triphosphate reductase activating protein: MKLQIKGFIQNSLLDWDGKIVSTLYTPYCNFRCPYCHNGGLVLEPEKLESITFEEIKDYLEKNKKWVDGICLTGGEPCIFKDLPEFIQKIRDIGVMVKFDTNGTFPEMLQRIIDKKLVEYIAMDIKAPLDSEAYARSIGVGNKYMLDRIKKTIKIIMNSGLDYEFRTTVVPTLHTEEDIEKIAKSIKGAKKYALQNFSNKGEILDPKFAEIKPYYIETLQKMCDLASSYVDKCVVRGG, translated from the coding sequence GTGAAATTACAAATAAAAGGATTTATACAAAATTCGCTTTTAGATTGGGACGGAAAGATAGTTTCTACTTTATATACTCCATATTGCAATTTCCGTTGTCCGTATTGCCATAATGGGGGGCTTGTTCTTGAACCCGAGAAATTGGAGTCTATTACGTTTGAAGAAATTAAGGATTATTTGGAAAAAAACAAGAAGTGGGTTGACGGCATATGCCTTACTGGTGGCGAACCGTGTATTTTTAAGGATTTGCCTGAATTTATTCAAAAAATTAGAGATATTGGCGTAATGGTAAAATTTGATACTAACGGAACATTTCCTGAAATGCTTCAAAGAATAATTGACAAAAAATTGGTGGAATATATAGCAATGGATATAAAAGCGCCTCTTGATTCTGAAGCATATGCCCGTTCTATAGGTGTTGGGAATAAATATATGCTGGACAGAATAAAAAAAACCATAAAAATAATAATGAATTCGGGACTGGATTATGAATTTAGAACTACGGTTGTCCCGACGCTACATACGGAAGAAGATATAGAAAAAATAGCAAAATCTATTAAAGGAGCAAAAAAATACGCTCTCCAGAATTTTTCTAATAAAGGAGAGATTTTGGACCCTAAATTTGCAGAAATTAAACCATATTACATAGAAACATTGCAAAAAATGTGCGATTTGGCGTCTTCTTATGTAGATAAATGCGTAGTGAGGGGCGGATAA